From the genome of Streptomyces katrae:
GTTGGCCTTCGCCGCGGTCTGCTGCTGTTCGGTCTGCTCCTGCTCCGCCGTCATCACCGTCTGACTCCCTTGCCCGTGGCCTGGTCCCTGTCCGGACCGTGTGGCCCGCCTTCTGAACACGAAACTACGGGCCGGACCCAGGGCGCCGGAATGGAGCTGTGAGCACACCTGCAGTGCAGAAAACTCCACCCCCTGGCGATCGCCCCTCAGTTCTGCGGGGCGTTCAGATACGCAAGCACCGCCAGGACCCTCCGGTTGTCGCTGTTGTCCTGCGTCAGCTCCAGCTTGGTGAAGATGCTCGCCGAATGCTTGCTGACGGCGCTGTCGCTCAGGTGCAGCTCCTGCGCGATCCCCGCGTTGGACCTCCCCTCCGCCATCAGCTCCAGCACCTGGAGCTCACGCTCGGTCAACGAACTCAACGGCCCGCTGTGCTCGCCCCGCGCCACCAGCTTGGAGATCACCTCGGGGTCCATCGCCGTCCCGCCGCCCGCCACGCGGCGCAGCGCGTCGACGAACTCCTCGTCGCTGAAGACGCGGTCCTTGAGCAGGTACCCGATCCCGCCCCGCCCGTCGGCCAGCAGTTCGCGCGCGTACAGCTGCTCCACGTGCTGCGACAGCACCAGCACGGGCAGCCCCGGAATCTCCCGGCGGGCCGCCAGCGCCGCCTGCAGCCCCTCGTCGGTGAACGTGGGCGGCAGCCGCACGTCGACCACGGCGATGTCCGGCCGGTGCCGCGTCAACGCCCGCGACAGCTCCGGTCCGTTGTCGACGGCCGCGACGACCTCGAACTCGTACGACTCCAGCAGCCGCACCATTCCCTCCCTCAGGAGGAACTGGTCCTCGGCGAGGACAACACGCATGGCAGCTCCATGGTCACAAGTGTCGGGCCGCCCACCGGGCTGCTCACGAACAGATCTCCGTCGAATGTACCCAGCCGGCGGCGCACGCCCGCGAGGCCCGTGCCCTTGGCCGTATCGGCCCCGCCCCGGCCGTCGTCGCCCACCGTCATCCGCAGCACCCCGTCGGAGTGCCGCAGGTCGATGCGCACCCGGGAGGCCCCGGAATGCTTGGCGGCGTTCGCGAGCACCTCGCACACCGCGAAGTACGCGCACGCCTCCACCGGAGCCTCGAGGCGGCCGGGAACGTCCACCGTCACCTCGACGTCCAGCGGGTAGTCCAGCGCCACCGCGCGGACCGCGTCGCCCACGCCCCGCTCCGCGAGGACCGGCGGGTGGATGCCCCGCACCAGGTCCCGCAGCTGGGCCAGGGCCGTCGACGACTGCCGGCGGGCCTCGGCCACCAGCTCGCGCAGCTCCGGAGCCTCCTCCCCCAGCCGCCGCTCCACCACCCGCAGTGTCATCCCGATCGCCACCAGCGTCACCTG
Proteins encoded in this window:
- a CDS encoding response regulator transcription factor, whose protein sequence is MRVVLAEDQFLLREGMVRLLESYEFEVVAAVDNGPELSRALTRHRPDIAVVDVRLPPTFTDEGLQAALAARREIPGLPVLVLSQHVEQLYARELLADGRGGIGYLLKDRVFSDEEFVDALRRVAGGGTAMDPEVISKLVARGEHSGPLSSLTERELQVLELMAEGRSNAGIAQELHLSDSAVSKHSASIFTKLELTQDNSDNRRVLAVLAYLNAPQN